In Vicinamibacterales bacterium, the DNA window TGGCATCTGTGCAATGTGCATATTGAGATATGGCCACCAAGACGATCTCGTTGAAAGTAGAGGCATATAACCGGCTCAGCGCCGCCCGCCGCTATCGCGACGAGTCGTTTAGCGAGGTGGTGATGCGAGCGACCTGGCCCGAGGACACCATTACCGGCAGGGCCCTGCTCGACCTGTTGGGCGCCCGGCGGGTCCACTTGCGTGCCGACGAGTTGGACCGTATCGATGAACTGAATCAGCGTGATGTACCGCCCGAGGACAAATGGGCCGGGCGCTGATCCTCGAGAGCACCTTTCTAATCGATCTCGAGCGCGCGCATCATCGCGGCGTCCCCGGCCCAGCGGTGGCCTTCCTCGAGCAGAACCACGACGCGCGTCTCTATCTTCCGTTTGTCGTGGCTGGCGAGATAGCTTCAGGTATTTCCATGCGGGACCGCGCGCGATGGGAAGCCTTTCTAGCTCCTTTCTACGTGCTGCCGCCAACGCCGGAGGTGAGCTGGCAGTTCGGCCGCGCCTATCGCCACCTCCGCGACAACGGCAACCTGATCGGCGCGAACGACCTCTGGATCGCCGCGACCGGACTCGCCTACGAGATGCCGGTCGTGACGAGAAACGTCGAGCACTTTCGCAGAGTGCCAGGGCTCGAAGTCGAGAGTTACTGAGTCGGTTCGACCCGACTAGCTCCTGAAATCCGGCCGCAGATTCCACAGATTTCGCCGATTCAGAAACGGCAACCGCAGTCCGCAGACGCGTGCCCCAGCTGCAACGGCCCGCGTCGGCCTCCGGCCGACCGGCGGTCCGGCGAGGCCCGGAGGTGAGTCCGTGAGTGACTTGTGATGACTCACCTCCGGGTCTCGCCGGGCCTCCGTGTGGCGCCGGCGCAGCCGGCGCAGCGGGCCGTTCGCCTCTGCGTCATCGGCGTCATCTGCGGCTGACTTTCTGACAGGCACGTTCGGCCCGTGGAATAATTCCTGCCATCGTCCAAACACCCGATGTGCTCGTGCTCGGCGGCGGACCGGCGGGTTCGAGCGCCGCGCGGTTGCTCTCCACGTGGGGGCACTCGGTCCGCCTGATCACGCGGCCGGCTGGGGAATCGCGCCTCGCGGTCTCCATCCCCCCAAGCTGCCACAAGCTCTTCGATGCCATCGGCGTCGGCGACGCCATCGAGCGCGCGGGGTTCGTGCGTTCGACCGGCAACACCGTGTGGTGGGGCCGCCCGGAGCCGCGTGTCGAGACGTTCGCAGACGGCGCGCGCGGCTGGCAGGCGAGTATGCACGTCCTCGAGCGCGTGCTGCTCGAACAGGCCGCCGCGGCCGGCGTCGCGATCGAACACCGTGCGATCGGCGCAGGCGACCTGGAGCCGCAGCTCGCCCGCTTCGTGATCGACGGCACCGGTCGATCGGGCGTCCTCGCGCGCCTGAACAGCGTCCGCGTCTATGACGATGGCCCGCGCACGGTCGCCCTTGCCGCCTCGTGGACGCGCGACGGCGACTGGCCGGTTCCAGACGACACGCACACGCTCATTGAATCCTATGAGTCCGGCTGGGCGTGGTCGGTGCCTACTTCTCCCGGCACCCGTCACATTGCCGTGATGGTGGACCCGCAGCGGTCCGGCCTCGTCCGCGATGCGCCGGCCCGAGAGGTATACCTGGCGGAGATCGCCAAGACATCGGCGTTCAGGGATCTGGCGAGCGCAGCCTCGTGCATCGACGGCCCGTGGGGCTGGGACGCGTCGGGCTATCGTGCCGTTCAGTACGCCGGCGACCATTGGCTCCTCGCCGGCGACGCCGGCTCGTTCATCGATCCCCTGTCATCCGCCGGCGTCAAGAAGGCGCTGGCGTCCGGCTGGCTGGCGGCGGTCGCCGTTCACACCAGCCTGACGCGGCCGGCGATGCGCGCGCACTCGCTCGGCTTCTTCTCCGGTCGGGAACAGGAAATCGAAGGTCACTACTCAAGGATGAGCAGGCTGTTCCTGGCGGAGGCGGCGCCGACGCATCCGCATGCGTTCTGGCGCGATCGATCGGATTCGCCGGAGGCTGCCACGCACGTCGACACCGCTGCCGTGCGCGAGGCGTTCGAACGGCTCAGGTCGGCCACCAGCATCCACTTGAGCCTGGGCGAGGCGCGAATCGAGCCGCACCCGGCCGTTCGCGGCCATGAAATCGTCCTCGAGCCCGCCATCGTCTGCGACGATGGCCCGATTCGGTTCGTCCGCGGCGTGGATGTCGTGGCGCTGCGGGACCTGGGGCCACGGTTCGCTCAAGTCCCGGACCTGTTCGACGAGTACTGCCGGACGATCGGTCCGGTGGCGCTGCACGACTTCTTGTTCGCGCTGGCCACCGCGGTTGCGCGACGCTGGTTTGTGTCACAATGAGCGCCAAATTCACGGACTTGGTGATCTCGTGATTTGGTGATCTGGCGATTTGCCCACAAAGAGGCCCGACGTGACGAAGGCGACCCGAGCAATTGCAGTGATGGCAATGCTGCTGGTGACCGTGCTGGCTGGTGCGGTTTCGACCCAGCAACCGGCCGCACCCACGGCCAAGCCCGACGACGGCATCCCCATTACGGACGCCACCGTCCGGAAGGCGTGCGGCACCTGCCACAGGCCCGACGACAAGGGCCAGATGTCGCGCATCTCGTTCCAGCGCCACACGCCGGAAGGCTGGCAGACCATCATCCAGCGGATGGCCGCCCTCAACGGGCTGAATATCGATCCGCAGACCGCCCGCCAGGTGGTCAAGTACCTCTCGGACAATCTTGGCCTCGCGCCTGAAGAAGCGAAGCCGGCCGCGTTCGAGGTCGAGCGCCGGCTGATCGACTACAAGTACTCCGCCAGCGCCGACGCCGAATCGACCTGCAACCGGTGCCACTCGATGGGGCGCGTCATTTCGCAGCGGCGCACGCGCGGCGAGTGGGACCTGCTGATCGCGATGCACCGCGGCTGGTATCCCCTGGTGGACAACCAGGTGTTCCGCCGCAACGGTCCGCCGCCGCGCGACCCGTCTGCCGACGGCCGTCCGCCCGACACGCGCCAACCGGTGGAGAAGGCGCTCGATCATCTCGCTCCCGCCTTCCCGCTGAAGACGCCCGAGTGGACCGCGTGGTCGGCCACCATGCGGCCGGCCAGGCTCGACGGCACGTGGACGTTGAGCGGCTGGGACGCCGGCAAGGGCGCCATCTACGGGCGCGTGACGATTGCCGCGGATCCCGCGGCGCCGGACGAATTCACGACGTCGATCACGTACCGCGTGGCGCGAACGGGCGAAACCGTGACGCGCTCGGGCCGGACGGTTGTCTACACCGGTTTCCAGTGGCGCGGCCGCTCGACTACCGCGGCAGGCGCCGACTCGGCGATGCGCGAAGTGATGTCCGTCGATCGCGACTGGCGGCAGATCGAGGGCCGCTGGTTCACCGGCGGCTACGACGAGGTGGGCCTGGACGTTCGGCTCGAGCGCGTTGGCGCCGAGACGCGCGTACTCGGGACCGATCGTGCCGCGCTCAAGCAGGGCGCCGCCGGCCAGGAGCTGAAGATCTACGGCGCCAACCTGCCCTCGTCGTTGCGCCCTCAGGACATCGACCTCGGCCCCGGCCTCACCGTGAGCCGCATTGTCAGCGTCACCCCTGACGTGGCGGCCGCCGCCATCGACGTCGCCGCCAACGCATCGCTCGGCGCGCGGGATCTGTACGTGGCCGGCGCGTCGAAGTCGAAGGCCGTGGTCGTGTACGATCGCGTCGACGCCATCAAGGTCAAGCCAGACTGGACCATGGCCCGTGTCGGCGGCAGCATGTTCCCGAAGATGCTCGCGCAGTTCGAGGCGTGGGCCTTCCATAACGGCGCCGACGGCCGTCCCGACACGCCGGATGACCTGAATCTCGGCTTGGTGGATGCGGCCTGGAGCATGGAAGAGTACGCGGCCACCTACGACGATGACGACGTGAAGCACGTCGGGACGCTGGATGCGGCGACTGGACGCTTCACGCCCAACGTCGACGGTCCCAACCCGGTGCGAAAGGGCAGCCGCAACAACATTGGCGACGTGTGGGTGGTGGCCAAGTACGCGGCCGAGGCGAGCGGCGGCAGGTCGGCGGCCACGATCCGTGCCCGCGCTCACCTGCTCGTGACCGTGCCCCTGTACATGCGCTTCGACCGATCGGCCGGGGGGCAATGATTCTTGGCCTCCGGGAGTTCCACTCGTTCGAAGCGGCGGGCCTCCGGTATCTCTACCTGGTCCCGAGCGCCGCGGTGTTTGCGCTGGACGACTGTTCCGAGGCCGTGTTGCAGGCCCTTCGCGCCGGTCCGCAGCCGCTGACCGACCTCGCGCGCGACTTGTCGGACCGTTTCGACGCGGCCGAGGTGGCCGACACCATCGCCGAACTCCAGCGGGTCCGCGCGCTGGGGGAGATGCGCGACAAGCCGTCGGTGCCGGCTGCGCCGCTGCCGAAGATCGTGCCGCTGCGCCCGGTCCCGCTGCAAACGCTGGTGGTCAACGTCACCAACCAGTGCAACCTGGCCTGCACCTACTGCTACGAGTACGGCGAAGACAAGATCGTCGATACCGAGAACGGCCAGCAGCCGAAGTTCATGAGTGAGGAAACGGCGCGCGACAGCGTCGAGTTTGCGCTGCGCGAATCCCGGGAGAACAAGCACGCGCACATCACCTTCTTCGGCGGCGAAACGCTGATGAACTTCCCGGTGCTCAAGGCGACGATCGGTTATGCGCGCCAGCGGGCTGCCGAGGTGGGCAAAGAGTTCGACTTCAGCCTGACCACCAACGCGACGCTGCTGCAACCCGACGTAATCGAGTTCCTGGCCAACGAGCGCGTCGGCGTCACCATCTCGATCGACGGTCCCGAGGAGATGCAGGACAAGTTCCGCGTCTTCAACAACGGGCAGGGCAGCTATGCGATGGCGGCGCCGAAGATCAAGGCGCTGCTGCAGCGGCATCGCACGCGGCCCGTGGGCGCGCGCGTCACGCTCACCCGCCAGACGCTCGATGTGCGGCGCATCTATCAGCACCTGACCGACGACCTCGGCTTCTGGGAGGTCGGCTTCGCCCCGGTCACGACCGCGCCCGGCCGCGACTACGCGATTTCCGATGGCGGCTTCGATCACCTGCTCGAGCAGTTCCGCGCGCTCGCGGCCGACTACCTCGAGGCTTCGCTCCAGAACCGGCACCACGGCTTCTCCAACGTCCGCGAGACGTTGCAGGAAATCCACCACGGCCACGCCAAGGCGTATCCGTGCGGTGCGGGGATCGGCTTGATGGGGGTGTCCACCGACGGCCGCGTCGCCCTGTGCCACCGCTTCGCCGGCTCCGACGATCACGGCCTCGGCACCGTGAAGGACGGCGTGTCGTGGGAGCGCCAGCAGGCGTTTCTCGATGCCCATCACATCGCCAACAAGACCGACTGCTCGACCTGCTGGGCGCGACCGATCTGCGCCGGCGGCTGTTATCACGAAGCCAATACGCGTTACGGATCGACCGAAAGTCCCAACCTGCACTACTGCGAGTGGATTCGAGGCTGGACGCACACCTGCCTCGAGATTTACGGCGAGCTGGCCGGGAAGAACCCCGCATTCCTCACGCAGTTCGACGACGAACCGACGGAGAAGGTGTCATGAAGCATCTCACTGCGATCAATCGCAAGGCCGCGCGGATGGAAGAGGTCACCAAGGACGTGGTGGCCCTGCAAGGGCCGCCACAGCAACCGGAGCCGCCGCACATTCCAAACGGCTGCTCGCTGGTGTTCTCGCCCGGCTGGGAAGCGGACCGCAACGGCGGCACCGCCGGGCTGTGCCAGCCCGTGGAGCGCGACCTGTTCGACTGTCACATGGGCTGCTACTGGCCGGCGCAGGTGCCGGACCAGTTGAACCATGCGCCGGACTGGACCGCCAAGTGCGCGGCCGCCCAGAAAGACTGGCGCAAGATCGACCTCATCTTCCCGGACGAGAAGAAGTGATGGCCATGCGATCCCGTTTCGCGCAGGTATTGATCGTGCTGGCGCTCGCGTGCGGGGCCGTCACGGCCCACGCGCAGCGTCCGGCGCGCGGCCCCTCCCCGGCCGGCGGCGATCACCTGCTCTACATCGGCACCTACGCCGGCGACATCCAGATCATCGATGAAACGACCGAACAGAAGATCGGCGACATCAAGCTGCAGACGGGCATTCCGCGCTCGCTGACCCTGTCCCAGTCGCGGACCAAGTTCTACGTGCTCGACTCGACGCTCGAGAAGATCGAAGTGGTCGACATCCCGACCCGGACCACGCTGTCTACTTTCACGCTGTCGGAAGGCAACAAGCAGGTACGGATTCGCGGCCTGCAGGTGGATCCGCTCGAGCGGTTCCTGATCCTGCTCACGCGCTCGGCCACCAAGCAGATCGATCGCTGGGAGATTGGCGACATTTCACTGCAGCTGTACGACCTCGCGCAGAAGAAGATCACCCGGACCATTCCCTGGCCCAAGGGCGAGGAACGCGAGGGCGTCAACATCCGCTTCTCTCCCGACGGCAAGCTGCTGTATTTCTTCGGCGACGATGTCCTGATCCTGGAGACGCAGAATTTCACCGAGGTCGATACCTGGGCGTTGAGCCAGCCGATTGAGTCGGGACTCGGCCGCATCAGCTTCGGGCAGGTCGATGATTTCAACGACGACCCCGGCTTCTTCACCGGCTTGTTCACGATCCAGGATCCGGTCCAGAACCGCCGCATCATGGGCATCGGCCGGGTCAACCTCGTCGGCAAGAGCATCGATTTCACCCCCATCGGACCCGCCGAGGGCGTCGGCTTCGCGATGACCGCCGACCGCAAGCGCGGCTACGGGCTGATGCAGCAGATCGGCCGCTACGAGTTCTGGGCCTTTGATGTCGCGCAGCGGAAGCTGATCAGCCGCACCGAGTTCGAGGGGCGTCCGCGCATGGCCCTCCGCGTGTCATCGAACGGCCGCCTCCTGTACGTGTTCCAGGCCGGCGCCACCATCGACGTCTATGACTCGACGTCGTACAAGCTCCTGCGCACCATCGAGATGAACGCCGACCAGACCACCAATCTCTTCATATTGCCCAAGAAGTAAGCACGTGGACCGACGAGCGTTCGCCTATCTCGTTCCCCACTGGCGACGCCTCGTTCTCGTCCTGGTCATCAGCCTCGTGAGCACGGCGGCGACGCTGGCGATGCCGTACCTCTCGAAAGATCTCATCGACACCGCGCTGGTCGGCCGCGACGCCGCGGCCTTGCGGCGCATTGTCCTCATGTTCGCCGTGCTCGGTGTGGCCGGCTTCGCCCTCAACGTGGTGAGCGGCCTTCGCTACACCCGGGTCTCGGCGGAGATTCTCTTCGACATGCGGCTGTCGATGTATGCGCACCTGCAGCGCCTGTCGCCGCGCTTCTACGCCCGCACCCGGCTGGGCGACATCGTCTCGCGGCTGAACAACGACATCAGCGAGATCCAGCGCGTGGCGGCGGAGGCGGCGCTGGCCTGGGTCGGCAACGTCCTGTTCCTCGCCGGCAGCCTGGTGATGATGGTCTGGCTCGACTGGCGGCTGTCGCTGGTGGCGCTGGCGCCGCTGCCGATCAGCCTGATCGCGCTGGGCGTCTACCGCCGGCGCCTGGAGGGCCGCATTGCCGACCTGCGCCAGCGCAGCAGCGACATCGGCAGCTTCCTGATCGAGACACTGCAGGCGACGTCGCTGATCGTCGCGTCCAACGCGCAACAGCGCGAGCGGACGCGGTTCAGCGGATTGAACGGCGCCTTCATCGACGCCTTGATGCGCATGCAGCGCGTCACTTACTTCGCCGGCGGGTTGCCGGGCACGGTCTTGTCGATCGGGTCCGCGGTGGCGTTCTTCTACGGCGGTCTTCGCGTCATCGACGGCACGCTCACGCTCGGGACCATGGGCGCCTTCCTCGCCTACCAGATGCGGGTGTTCGCGCCGGCGCAGGCGCTGATGGGGCTGTATGCCAGCCTCACCACGGCCAAGGTGTCGTGGGGGCGGGTGCGCGAGATTCTCGATGCGCCGGTGGACGTGCAGCAGCGCCCCGGCGCCCGGCCGTTGCCCGAGTGCCGCGGTGAGGTGGCGTTCGAGGCCGTGACCCTCGGCACCGACCGTCAGTCGCGCGTGCTCGACGCCGTCTCGTTCACCGCGCAGCCGGGCGAGTGCGTGGCGCTGGTCGGCGGCAGCGGTGTCGGCAAGAGCACCATTGCCTACCTGGCCACGCGCCTGCTCGATCCCGACAGCGGCGTCGTGAGGCTCGACGGCCATGACCTCCGGGATCTCGAGCTCGAACACATCCGGAAGCACGTCGTGCTGGTCGAGCAGGAGCCGACGCTCTTCTACGCGAGCGTGGGCGACAACATCCGGTACGTGCGGCCCGGGGCGTCTGACACGGAAGTGAAATGGGCGGCCGAGGCATCGGGCATCGCGCGCTTCGTCGAATCGCTGCCGAACGGCTACGCCACCCTGGTCGGCGAGCGCGGCCTGGCGCTCTCGGCCGGCGAACGGCAACGGATTGCGCTGGCTCGCGCGTTCCTCGCCGACCCGGCCGTGCTCGTGCTCGACGAGCCAACTGCGGCGCTTGACGCCGTCTCCCAGCGGCAGGTCATCGACGGCTACCAGGCGGTGATGAAGGGCCGCACCACGCTCCTGATTACCCATCGCCGGGAGCTCGCCATGGCCGCCGATCGCGTCATCGTCCTCGAGGGCTCGCGCGTGGTGGACGAGGGCCGTCCGCACGAACTGGCCGCCCGGCCCGGTGTGTTTGCCCGGCTCTTCGAGATCGAGCGGCCCGCCGGCATCGACGCATGAACCGTCCGGTCCGCGTCGTCGTGATCGACAGCGGCGTCCATGCCGCGCATCCGCACGTGAACGGGGTGGGCGGCGGCGTCGGCATCGATTCTTCTGGTGACGTCCACGCCGATTACGTGGACCGCCTCGGTCACGGCACGGCGGTCACCGCGGTCATCCGCGAAAAGGCGCCGGCTGCGGAGCTGCTGATTGCGAAGGTGTTCGATCGCGAGCTGGCGGCGAGCGGTCAGGCGCTCGTCGCCGCCTGCGAGTGGGCGCTCCAGCAGGGCGCCGACATCGTGAACCTCAGCCTCGGCACCACCAATCAGCAACACGCGCTGGCGCTCACGTCCGTGGTCTCCAGGCTTCGCGAAGCCGGCGGCGTGGTCGTCGCCGCCGGTGCGCAGGACGGCGTGTCGTGGCTGCCGGGCACGCTGCCTGGCGTGTGGAGCGTGACGCTCGACTGGACGCTGCCGCGCGAGGAGTGCCGAGTGGCGGCGCACTCCGGCGACGACGTCTCGTTCCTGGCGTCCGGCTATCCCCGTCCTATTCCTGGCGTGCCGCCGGAGAAGAACCTGAAGGGCCTCAGCTTCGCCGTCGCCAACGTCAGCGGCCTGCTCGCCGCCTTGCTCGAGCGGGAGGGCGGCGCCGATGCGGCCGGCACGCTCGCGCGGGCCGTGGCGACCGGTTGGACTGGGCGAATCCGTTAGTCGCGCCGAAGCGCGATCAGCGGATCGAGGTAAGTGGCGCGGCGCGCCGGCCAGACGCAGGCGCCGACGGCGACCACCGCCAGCAGCAAGGCAATCCCGCCGATGGTCACCGGATCGCCGGCGGTGGTCTGGACCAGGAGCTGCGAGCTCTGGAACAGCCGTCCCACGCCGTAGGCGCCGGCGACGCCGATGGTGAGCCCGATTGCCAGCTGCACGAACGATCGTCGCAGGAACAGCCACGTCACCTGCTTGGACTGGGCGCCGAGCGCCATGCGGACGCCGATTTCCTGCGTCCGTTGCGTCACCGAGTACGCCGTGACGGCATAGAGACCAACCGCCGACAGCGCCAGCGCGATGAACGCGAAGATCGCGAACATCGATCCGAAGATGCGGAATGGCCAGCGCGCCTGCGCCAGCGACTGATCCATCGTCTGGATGCCGAAGAGCGGCAGGTCGGCATCGATGGCGCGGACCTCTTCGCGCAGGATGGGCGCCATCGTGTTCGGATCGCCCTGGCTGCGCACCAGCAGCGTCATGAACGCGCGCGGGTCGGTGCGGAATGGCAGGTAGGCCACCGGGTCGGGATCCGGCAGCTGGAAGTCGCGCTGCCGCACGTTCGGCGCAATGCCGACGATGGTGGCGGTGAGCGAGACCGGAATGCCGCCGGCCGGCGCCGCGCCGCCCTGCAGATCGATGCTCAGGGTGAGGCGCCGGCCGACCGGGTCTTCGTTGGGGAAGTGCAATTGCGCGAAGCGCTGGTTGATGATGGCGCTTTCGCGGCCGGTCATGCCGTCTTCGGCGGTGAGCCCTCGGCCGCGGATGAGGGGCGCCGCGATGGTTTCGAAGTAGCGCGGATCGACCGTGAGCATGGTGACGTTGGGCGCCTGTTGGCCCTGCTCGAGCGGCTTGCCGTCGAGCGTCAGGCGGCGGAGGAAGCCACCCTGCATCGGCGCGTTGCTGGTGACGGTGACCGACTCGATGCGGTTGTTGGACTTGAGCCGCTCCTCGAGATTCTGGTAGAACGCCAGGCGCTGTTCGAGGGCCGGATACTTGCGTTCGGGCAAGGCCAGCCGCATCACCAGCAACTTCGAGGTGTCGATGCCGAGGTCGAGGCTGTAGAGCGTCAGGAAGTTCCGCATCATGAACGCCGCGCCGGCCAGCAGCACCACTGTGAGCGCCAGTTCGCCGACCATCAGGGCGCCGGTCCAACGGCGGGCGCGCACGCCCGCGGTGCCCGACCGCCCGCCTTCCTTGAGCACTTCGTTGACGTCGGTCTTCGAGATGTGCAGGGCCGGCGCCAGCCCGAACAGCACGCCCGTGCCGAAGCAGATCGCGGCCAGGTACGCGAACACGCTGCGATCCATCGTGAACTGGATCCAGTACGGCCGCCCCACATCCTGGGTGGCCTGGTCGAACAGCCGGATGCCGACCAGTGAAATGGCCAGGCCGATCGCCCCGCTGATCAACGCCAGCAGCACGCTTTCGATCAGCAACTGGCGGACCACCCGCCAGCGGGTGGCGCCGAGCGAGATGCGCACCGCGATCTCGCGCCCGCGCTGCGTCGATCGCGCCAGCAGCAGGTTGGCCACGTTCGCGCAGGCAATCAGCAACACGAAGGCCACCGCGCCCATCAACGACAGGAACACGGCGCGAATCGGACCGCCGTTCATGAACTCATTGAAGGTCTGCACCTTCGGCTGCACGTCCTTGTTGGTGTCGGGGTAGTCCGCCGTCAGCTTGCGGCCGATGTTGATCAGTTCGCTCTGCGCCTGGTCACGGGTGGCGCCGGCCACGATCCGGCCGAAGACGGAAAGGCCGCGCGCATTGCGCTTCTGTTGCTCCAGTCCGGAGATCAGCGCGAGCGGCTGCCACAGGTCCGCGTTCTGCGGAAACTTCAACCCCTCGGGCATGACGCCGATCACCACCGACGGAATGTCGTTGACCCGGATGGTGCGGCCGATCACATTCGGGTTGCTGCCGTAGCGGTTCCGCCACATGCCGTGCCCGATCAGCACGACGGCGACCGCGCCCGGGCGGTCGTCTTCAGGAAGAAAATCGCGACCGAGCGCCGGCCGCTGGCGCATCACCTTGAAGGCGTTGGCGCTCAAGTAAGTGCCGCTGAATTGCTCCGGCAACTGACCCTCATCGCTGACGTTCGCCGTCGTGCTGGTAAACGCGGCCAGCGACTCGAAAGTGCGCGTCGCCTCGCGCCAGTCCCGGAAATCCAGGTACGACACGCCCATCTCGCGGTTGCGCACGGGATCGAACGAGCGCATGGCCATCACGCTGTCTGGTTCGTCGATCGGCAGGCCGCGGATCAGCACGGCATTCACGAACGTGAACACCGTGGTGTTGACGCCGATGCCGAGGGCCAGCGCCAGCGCGGCCACCATGGTGAACCATTTGTCCTTGACCAGCAGGCGGGCGGCGAAGCGAAGGTCTTCCCAAAATCCCATGGCGTGCCCTCTCCGGCGTTCGAGACCCTGATGGCGTTAGACACCGTTACGGAGAAATGCGGAGCCGGGTTCCGTTCGGTTACGATTCTGGCCATGACTATCCGCCGCGCCACGGCCGCCGACGCCGCTGGACTGGCCGCCCTGGCTCGCCGGACATTTTTCGACACGTTCGCCTCGGCCAACGACGCCGCCGACATGGCCATCCACCTGGAGCGCGCCTACGGCGTGCCGCAACAGACCACCGAGCTGACCAGCCCCGGCATCATCACCCTGCTGGTGGAGGAGGGCGGCCAGGCCGTGGCCTATGCGCAGTTGCGGACCGGCGACGCTCCGGACTGCGTTCGCGGTCAGCGGCTAATCGAGCTGTGGCGTTTCTACGTGACGCGCGAGTGGCATGGCCGCGGCATCGCGCAGGCGCTGATGGATCGCGCGACCGCCGAGGCCCGGGCCGCCGGCGCCGGCACGGTGTGGCTGGGCGTCTGGGAGCGCAATCCGCGGGCCCTGGCCTTCTACGGCAAATGTGGTTTCGTCGATGTCGGCGAACACGTATTCTTGTTCGGCACCGATCCGCAGACGGATCGCGTCATGGCCATGCCACTATGAAGAAACGCCGAGTCATCGGATTGAGCATTGTCGCCACCGGACTTATCTGGTTCCAGGTGGCCGGGCGCTTCGAGGCGCGGCGCATCGACGAGCAGCGCGAATCACGCGCCACCACGGCCCCGCGCACCGCCGCCTTGCGCATCGACAGCGATCGCCTCATGGAGGCGGTGACGACGCTGTCGGATCCGAAGTTCGAGGGTCGTGCCGCCGGATCCCCGGGAGGGTTGGCGGCGCGGGCGTGGGTCCTCGAGCGTTTCAAGGGCGTCGGGCTGCAGCCCGTGTCGGGCAGCTACGTGTTTCCATTCACCTTCACGCGCATGACGATGAGCGGCCGCGTCAACGGCGAGGGCGCCAACGTCGTCGGGCTGTGTCTCGGCACCGACACCAAGGCGCCGGTGTTCGTGGTGTCGGCGCACTATGACCACCTGGGCGTGCGCGACGGCGCCATCTACCAGGGTGCGGACGACGACGCGTCGGGCATTGCAGTGATGCTGGCGGTGGCCGAGCACTGTCAGCGCACGCCGTTCCGGCGGACGGTGGTGTTTGCCGCCTTTGACGCGGAAGAGGCGGGCCTGCAGGGCGCGAAGGTGTTCGTGGCGTCGCCGCCGCTGCCGCGGAAGCGCATCGTCCTTAACGTCAACCTCGACATGGTGAGCCGCAACGACAAGCGGGAGATCTTCATTGCCGGCACCCATCATTGGCCGCAACTGAAAGCGCCGCTCGAGGCGGTCGCCCGCCGGGCGCCCATCACCGTGTTGTTCGGCCACGACAAGCCGGTCGCGATCGCGGGCGGCGTGGACGATTGGACCAACCAGTCGGACCACGGACCGTTCCACGCCGCGCAGATTCCGTTCATCTATTTCGGCGTCGAGGACCACGCGGATTATCACAAGCCGACCGACACCGCCGACAAGATCAACCGCGGGTTCTTCGTCGACGTGGCAGAAACGGTGCTCGACGCCGTGCTGCAGCTGGACGCGGCCACCACGGTGGTGCCGCCCAAG includes these proteins:
- a CDS encoding M28 family peptidase; amino-acid sequence: MKKRRVIGLSIVATGLIWFQVAGRFEARRIDEQRESRATTAPRTAALRIDSDRLMEAVTTLSDPKFEGRAAGSPGGLAARAWVLERFKGVGLQPVSGSYVFPFTFTRMTMSGRVNGEGANVVGLCLGTDTKAPVFVVSAHYDHLGVRDGAIYQGADDDASGIAVMLAVAEHCQRTPFRRTVVFAAFDAEEAGLQGAKVFVASPPLPRKRIVLNVNLDMVSRNDKREIFIAGTHHWPQLKAPLEAVARRAPITVLFGHDKPVAIAGGVDDWTNQSDHGPFHAAQIPFIYFGVEDHADYHKPTDTADKINRGFFVDVAETVLDAVLQLDAATTVVPPK
- a CDS encoding ABC transporter ATP-binding protein, whose protein sequence is MDRRAFAYLVPHWRRLVLVLVISLVSTAATLAMPYLSKDLIDTALVGRDAAALRRIVLMFAVLGVAGFALNVVSGLRYTRVSAEILFDMRLSMYAHLQRLSPRFYARTRLGDIVSRLNNDISEIQRVAAEAALAWVGNVLFLAGSLVMMVWLDWRLSLVALAPLPISLIALGVYRRRLEGRIADLRQRSSDIGSFLIETLQATSLIVASNAQQRERTRFSGLNGAFIDALMRMQRVTYFAGGLPGTVLSIGSAVAFFYGGLRVIDGTLTLGTMGAFLAYQMRVFAPAQALMGLYASLTTAKVSWGRVREILDAPVDVQQRPGARPLPECRGEVAFEAVTLGTDRQSRVLDAVSFTAQPGECVALVGGSGVGKSTIAYLATRLLDPDSGVVRLDGHDLRDLELEHIRKHVVLVEQEPTLFYASVGDNIRYVRPGASDTEVKWAAEASGIARFVESLPNGYATLVGERGLALSAGERQRIALARAFLADPAVLVLDEPTAALDAVSQRQVIDGYQAVMKGRTTLLITHRRELAMAADRVIVLEGSRVVDEGRPHELAARPGVFARLFEIERPAGIDA
- a CDS encoding GNAT family N-acetyltransferase, encoding MTIRRATAADAAGLAALARRTFFDTFASANDAADMAIHLERAYGVPQQTTELTSPGIITLLVEEGGQAVAYAQLRTGDAPDCVRGQRLIELWRFYVTREWHGRGIAQALMDRATAEARAAGAGTVWLGVWERNPRALAFYGKCGFVDVGEHVFLFGTDPQTDRVMAMPL
- a CDS encoding S8 family serine peptidase, whose protein sequence is MNRPVRVVVIDSGVHAAHPHVNGVGGGVGIDSSGDVHADYVDRLGHGTAVTAVIREKAPAAELLIAKVFDRELAASGQALVAACEWALQQGADIVNLSLGTTNQQHALALTSVVSRLREAGGVVVAAGAQDGVSWLPGTLPGVWSVTLDWTLPREECRVAAHSGDDVSFLASGYPRPIPGVPPEKNLKGLSFAVANVSGLLAALLEREGGADAAGTLARAVATGWTGRIR
- a CDS encoding ABC transporter permease, which produces MGFWEDLRFAARLLVKDKWFTMVAALALALGIGVNTTVFTFVNAVLIRGLPIDEPDSVMAMRSFDPVRNREMGVSYLDFRDWREATRTFESLAAFTSTTANVSDEGQLPEQFSGTYLSANAFKVMRQRPALGRDFLPEDDRPGAVAVVLIGHGMWRNRYGSNPNVIGRTIRVNDIPSVVIGVMPEGLKFPQNADLWQPLALISGLEQQKRNARGLSVFGRIVAGATRDQAQSELINIGRKLTADYPDTNKDVQPKVQTFNEFMNGGPIRAVFLSLMGAVAFVLLIACANVANLLLARSTQRGREIAVRISLGATRWRVVRQLLIESVLLALISGAIGLAISLVGIRLFDQATQDVGRPYWIQFTMDRSVFAYLAAICFGTGVLFGLAPALHISKTDVNEVLKEGGRSGTAGVRARRWTGALMVGELALTVVLLAGAAFMMRNFLTLYSLDLGIDTSKLLVMRLALPERKYPALEQRLAFYQNLEERLKSNNRIESVTVTSNAPMQGGFLRRLTLDGKPLEQGQQAPNVTMLTVDPRYFETIAAPLIRGRGLTAEDGMTGRESAIINQRFAQLHFPNEDPVGRRLTLSIDLQGGAAPAGGIPVSLTATIVGIAPNVRQRDFQLPDPDPVAYLPFRTDPRAFMTLLVRSQGDPNTMAPILREEVRAIDADLPLFGIQTMDQSLAQARWPFRIFGSMFAIFAFIALALSAVGLYAVTAYSVTQRTQEIGVRMALGAQSKQVTWLFLRRSFVQLAIGLTIGVAGAYGVGRLFQSSQLLVQTTAGDPVTIGGIALLLAVVAVGACVWPARRATYLDPLIALRRD